Genomic DNA from Calonectris borealis chromosome 4, bCalBor7.hap1.2, whole genome shotgun sequence:
TGGAGAGGACTGCTCAAGAACAAAACTATGCTTGTTACTGAACACCTGTGACTGCCAACCAGGTCAAGCAACAGATGCTGAATACTCATtagttgagtttaaaaaaaacccaacccactaGGTGGCACTACAATTAAAACAGAAGAGACTGCAATAGTGTAAGTCAGAACAAAGCATGAAaaagtcttttggtttttttggtcaaaGTGGGACAGTACTTACAGCCAACATCAGTGTCACGATGCAAACAAGCTCCACGTAAACTTGCATGCTCTTATTTTGTGCTGCATTTGCTGTTTAGTCTTGACCCATCAATAACTGTGCTAGCTATAGGTTTTTCTTGACAGCTATTTAAGTTGAGAAAATCACAACAAAATTCATTTTCACTGTGGAGTATCTTGAAAATTTGCTTGCAAAAGGCCTATGGACTGTCATTTGGGGTAAATGGGTCCTAATACAAGAAGGAACTTTCAGAAATCTTGAGTCCAATATATCTTACTCGGTTATGAATGAGACATGTTGGCAATGGGCTTTTCTCAACCTTTTGTTATcagttctgtgattttgtgatcaATCATTAATCAAGCACAACTTCCAGGGATGGTAGGCAGCAGagaatgaagaaaggctgaaatagGAAGCTACATGCTAAGGGTGTCAGGGAAAAACAACAGACAAGAAAGATGATACAGGCAAACTACTTGTCTCGGTTTTGTAAGGAACCAATAATCTTTccaggaaacattttaaaaacatcagacCTAAAGATCCACTTACCTTCTCTGTCTCATTTCTTCATGGCTTTCTGTGGGTATCGTCCTTTATGACTATTCCTATTTTTCACCTTGTTCTCTCTGATCCTTCCTCAGAATCATCAGCATCTTTAACAGATTTCCTTAACTacttctttcagtatttctgaggATGAAGCTTGGAATTTGTGGCTTATCTACTTTCCAGAAAGCAGATACTGACACTACAGCCACTCCATGTGTGGACAGCACATGGCATACaccctttttctttgctgttttctgtataGGCAAGCCATTGGACTGTACCAGCGTCACATCGCAAAACAGCGATCACCAGAACAAAACAACTACGGACTGCAAAACCATTTGGTTCTTATCTTAGAGCTGTTGCCTGTTGTCACCCAAGGGTGTTTATTGGTATGCTTCTAGCTCTTCCAAATCTTCTCACAGGAGGAGAAATCCACATCCATGTAACTGTAAGAGACAGCAAGACTCCTTGGGATCTAACAGTTGTCACGAGGCACCGGCCTTGTTATACCATTTATCCTGCTTTCTACAGAGGCTGTGAAGCAACACATCATAGACAAGCAAACCTGCCAAATAAAGGTCATGCTGAAAACTTGGTGCACTCTGCCAAAGTTCAACTGAACTTATCAATGTCCTAACTTCTGCAGGATTCTAATGCGGCAAGCCAGAAATGTCTTCTGCGGCTTCTTTTTCAGTAATACTTTAATTATACACTTGAACAGAACATTTACTGAATTTGCATTATGGAATCTGCATCTTCTCTATCCTTCAGATTTTGTTTGGGAAGTGCACAAATGCATGCAAAAATCAGGCTGGTGTTCAGGCATCTGTGAATAATCTAGCACTCACTTTGGGAGTGTACGATAAATGCGtgaccttgatttttttccccttttaacagGATAACAACAAACTAATTGACAACACTGCGAAGAAGTCATGCAAGTATCACCGAGTAGGGTTTCCATAGCCTCCAGTTACACAGGACACTTGGGCAAACAGGTTGCACAACGAGGTGGCCAAATTTGGAAGCAGTGGATCAGCAACGTTATCCCTTTTAATGAAAGCTCAAGATTTTAGATCATGATTATCCAGCAGTTACAGTGAGTGTGTATAGACATGATGAAAACCTCTATATGGAGGTTTGCAGACAAACTATCGACAGATGCTACCTGGTATTACTGATAACAGGGTTattcagcagttaaaaaaaaaatgagctgcaaTCTTCAAGCTTTTTCAGTCACAACTGACACAGGAAAGATGCGGATCATTAGGCTGGACCACCTGCAGCCACCAAACTGCCTCCAGCTTGCGCTGACCagttctgaaaggaaaataccGACACCTGACCTTAGCCAGTGCCCTGCTAACTCCCGCTGGCTTCATTCCCGACATTATTCTTTAACACTCCGCGGTGTAAAAGCAAGGACCGGCGGGCCCCATGCCCAAGGCAAACACAACTACGCCCCTGAGCCTCCCTCCCGAGACAAAATGGCCTCCCGGCGCGAGCCCCGCCCCCTCGCGTCACCCGCGGCCACGCCCGCCCGCGCGTCACCTCCCGCCACCAGGGGGGGCGAGGAGAGAGCTCCTCACAGGAGCTCTCCGCAGCGCCCCGGAAGAGCTGCAGGCTCCACCTCCCGCCTCGCCTGTTTGGCCTGCGGCGTGCATCCGCCTTGCTTATTGGTCCTCGGCTGCGTCATTCTTAGCCTGCCCGCTCACTGATTGGCGACGGTCTCCCGCAGGCCTGGAGGGGCGGGCTGAGGCGGTCGGTGGGCAGGAAGACGCTATGGCGGCGGTGGCTCAGTGCGTGCGGGGCGCGCTGCGCCCGCGGTACCCGCTGCTGAGCTTCTCCCTGAGGTGAGGGTCGCGCCGCGCCGCCTGGCCTGGATCGGGCGCGTCGGGACGGGTCTGCGTCCGGGTCCGCACTCACCGCCTCGCCGtcgcccggccgggccgggccgggccaggccaggGGGAGAGCggggcccagccccgccgcgctgAGGTGCTGCACCCCCCGAGCCCCGGCCCTCCGGCTCTGCCCGGCGAGCCACTTCCTACAGCCGGGACAGGCTGGTGCCGGCCTCCTGGTCCCCGGCTCCCTTTACTGGCTTCCCTTACCCTCCCCCGGGAGAGTGGCCGGGCCAGGCATTGCGGGGCCCTCCTGGTCCGGTCTTGAGTCTGAAGGCCTCCAGGCCTGAAGTCTTGATGTGGTGTGCAGGGATCTGAGGCCTTTTGTCATTGCGGCACTGATTCGCAATGGTCAGGTGGCTCGGCTAGTTCAGCCTAAGAAACGTTAGGAAGGGATAAATAGTCATTTTCATGGAGACTGGCCCGTTCTTGACGTGGTATTTGCGATATAGCAATGAGATACAGCAGTGACACAGAAGGCGCATTTCCGTTGCTCTCTAGCAATCAGCAGCAAACCACTGTTCTCGTTGGTGTGTTTTCTGGGAGACTGTTGCAGGTGATTGCATCACATAAGCTGGATTTGCTTCGTGATAGAGTACTGTGCTGAAAACAAGCTCATATTCCCCTTAAAAGTGCTATGACTTTATAAACTGAATATAATGGAGACTTACAAGCTGCTGCCCAGTTGTTGTTATGTTACAGCAAAGTTATTTTTGCAACAGTTTAGATGGGCTAAGTTCAGTTACTTCTGATGAAAGGTTCTGCAAACAGTTTTCACAGACCTAGAATTGTTGTATTAATTTGTGTTTTAATATGACAATTCTGTAGATGTTGATGTGTCAAATAAAGTATCCAGTATGTCCAGAAAATGCTAATATCTTACAAAGTAAGCAACTGATTAATATTGTCCACGTTTTTGCCTTAGGACTTCTCCACGACTGCTTTGTGTAGcaacacaacagaaaaatactGGCCAGAACTTGGAAGAGGACCAGAATCAGAGCCATAATGAGCAGAAGGTTGAACCCAGCTCCGCTGAAAAAATGTTAGCTGAAGAAAAGGCCAAACTGGAAGAACAACTAAAAGAAGTTACTGTAAGTGTCTTTTGGTCATCAGGTTGCATACCTTACAAACTGCGTACCTAAGAGCATTCATTATGTGTTCTCAGTGCACAATCTGGATATAGTTGTGTGACTGCTGTTTAGTTGTTGAATAAAAACCTGCAATTCGATAATTTCTTCAAACTTATGAGTAGATGTACTACAAGATCTGAGGTGCATCCCTGGTCCAAAATTAAGATTTTGGATAGTTTCTTTCTGATTTCTGGATGGAATTGGACCTTCTCCAGCCTGAAAATTTGTTACTGagtttcactgacttcagttcACTTATTTTGCtcagtgaagaaataatttttggaaGCCCGTGGAAGGGTTTGACTGTGTCTTtgatgtgtgtatttgtgtgtgctaAGAGTAGGCTTTCTGAAAACAGCTACTGACTTTTCAAAGGTTGGGGTTAGTGGTGCTTAGCTTTTATAGAATAGTGTACTTACTACATACTTAGGAAGTGGAACTTTCAAACCTTCTCTTTTGGAGAGCCCTTCAAACACAAGGCTGAAGCGTCATGTTCCCTTTTTCTGGCCTAATGTATCTTGCATTCTCTTCCATGCCTGACTTCATCAGAGGGTGAAGGATGCCCTGAGAGGTGGGAGGCATGGATTAAACAAAGGTGTTGCTTTTCTGGATGAGTGCTTTATATAAAATGTCTCTCTAGAGCGTTTGAGACTTTGAGAGGTAATCCAGAACCTGCTAGAGAAGCAGCACCTATGGATCATAAATAAAAGTTTCCTTTCTGTTGCCCTTTCCAAAGCACTGAAGGACAAAGCTGAGATGTCATTTAACATCTCTGTTGACAGCAGTTGCTATTGGCTACCTAACGTGGCTCTTCTGTCAACTCGTTgactatttttattctgttttgagaTTCTTCACTAGCATGTGAAGGTCAAGCATATTCAGAGCAGAAGCCCAACATGGAATTCTGGGTTAGGTGGTGAAGCACTCAACCTGAAGTGCCTAAGTTTATTGAATTCCATTCTTAGTACATCTGCTGCTAGATGGCCATATTGCTAGAAATAGACCAAAACTTAACCTGAACAACAGAGGAGTTAGACTTCATAGTTTGTAAAGTTTGAAAAAACTGGAGGACGCTCTGTGGAATGTattgaggaggaagagatggtTTGAAAGTCACAGCTGGGTTGAATCTTGTTTGCCATAGTGTCAAAATACCTTGTGACTGATGAAGGCTTTCTGTGAACacatcagaaaaagcagaaatgtttgatTCATAAAACTTGATACATCCGTAGAGTTAAAAATTTCTTCCAGCTGATCTGTTGACAAATACTGGGAGCCTGGAAACCCATCTTATTTCCGTTCCCTCACTTCTGTCTCCACTAAAGTGAAGCAAACGTCTGCCTTGGTGGGAGGGTGATAATTGGCATGTTGTCTTCAGATTACTCTTTAGATGATGGGTTTAGGCTATGTAActgtttaaaatgctgttttataCTGAATACGCTGTTCTGAATTATTGTCAACTACCTAACCACCAGGAATTAAATCTCTTCTGTTAccgttttttcttctttaggacAAATACAAGCGTGCCTTGGCAGATGCAGAAAACGTGAGGCAAAGAAGCCAGAAACTGGTAGAAGAGGCAAAGTTATACGGTCAGTGGAGGCTCCTTTTGTATATGCTCATAAGACCCAGGAAATGCAAAGCCTGGAAAATGGAGCTGACTGGCCCACAGTTTTGACAAGTTGTACTTGCCAGTGATTCTCTCTTCTTGGTTAAAAAATTTGGGGCAGAGAGGTTTGAACGGTTCCTCGGTTTGCATCAGAATTATAATCATGTTGCTAGACAAGAGCAAGACTTAAACTGCTAAAGTCAACAacttgaaattttctttaaatttggtaTCTGATTTCCTACAATATGTACTGCACTAGTAGATTTTTCAGTAAGGTTTGCAGCCTGAAGTTTGCCTTTTTCATGCACTTTGGTCTTAGAACTGCAAAAAATGGAACCAAGAGCGTGGAATACTAGCTTTCCTtccggtttgggttttttctgttcttggtgtttgttttgggtttggttcttttttggttgttgggtttttttatccttttatatTTGATTAACTTTTCTGTTCTGCTGAAGGCCATAGCTTTCAAATAGAAGTAATACATTTAGATGGGTGGATTCTTTTCAGTGGTAGGAATGTGCAGTCACTGGCTACAAGGAGTGCTAGAAATACATCTTTCTTCAAGAGCCAGGCTACTGACATCTGATTTAGCTTTTTGACAGTTCAAACAcaaatctgtaaaacagaaattgtACGCAAATACTACAGCAGAAGAGTGCTATATCATCTTGGTGTTTGACTGTTCACTCTGGCTTGAAAAATGAATTGGCCTTTTTTTGCCACACACTGTACACAGCTGTATAGTTTAATTCTGAATACAGAAGTTTTGATTTCTGAATACAGGATCTTCAGTTAATGTGTACTGTAAGAAAAAGCACTTCTCAGCTACATAGTATTCTTGTACTGTTTTCATGGATGTTTGAATGTTTCATCCTGAGGCTGACTTTCAATAAGCATTGTTTCACTAATATGCTACTTGGTGGAGAAAGACTTTGAGTCATGTCTGAGCTCAGAGATGCTACAATAGAAATAAATTTCACGTGAAAACTAAATTACAGATAATCTGCATGATTGTAAGTTTTATCATTTGTATACGACTGCTTTTTCTGTTGAAGGAAGAGAAACATTTCTAAGACTTGCATAAATTTGCAGACATGCAGTCACAGATATCTGCAGAGATAacttatgcaaaaaaaaacacccaaaccaaaaaaacctaccTTCTGAAGAGTTTGGTGATTTGGTTTGATGCAGATCACTAGACAACTGGTTAATCTATGTTTGGGACACTTCAGCACTAACCAtagttttagttttaatttaaaaccttGATTCATTTGTTCATATTTTTGGAACTACTTGGACGCTGTTAGTTACTGTTCTATAAAGAGCTCGAGTCTCTATGGAGTTGTGCAGTTGTTAAAGTGACCCTTTCTTGAGAACTAGCTGATCCCTATAGATCTTGCAAGGTGCTTCCatagttttttttgtttaaaccgAAGACTTGTCCTCTGGCAGTGCTCATATCACTTCTTGGTAAGGAAAAACATCTAAAATGTGAGCTAGAATTAAAAAGGCTGTctgtggctaaaaaaaaaaagaacaaggctACTAAAATGCAGTGCAGTTTGTCATTGGCTTACCTCTATGTAGAAATGTGTTATTCTActgaattgttttgatttttgatgATTTCTAGAGACAGTTTGCCTGAAGTGAGATTAGTCCAGATTCTTCTAGTGCAAGCCAGAGAACAGCTTCAGGCCATGGACTATCGTTAGCTTAGGAATTGCTCGGTCTTTGCAAGGCACAGCTTCTGACTCTGTAAAAGTGGTTTGTAGTGCGAGGGAGAGGTCTGAGTTCTTTTCATTCAAGGAAGACTCCCTGTTCATCTCTTGGACTCCTCATCAGTCTGACTACATGCTTTTTGTTCTGCAAGTATTTTTAGCACATCAGATTAAAGGGTAGGAATAGGACAACATAATGCTTTGAACTTTAGGTGAATCCCAGGATGAGAGAGACATGAGGAAATTACATTAAGCCGTCTGAAGGTTTTGGTAACTTTGGTCAGAATTTTAACTATTAATGTCAGGTCATCAGTATAGCTTTAGCTCTTTTAAGTATTAaggtgaaatacattttttccgtAGAACTAGAGGAGGTATCATCAAGTAAAACTGGGAAGGACATTTTACCCCAAATGTTTACAGTATCACATATCTTGTTAAAAATCTAAAAGGGTACAGATTATTGCTGTAGGTTTTGGGGttgtgggtttgttgggtttttttaacacttGTTTCCCGCAGTGGACTAATCCCattctcttctatttctttttaggGATTCAGAGCTTCTGTAAGGACTTACTGGAAGTTGCAGACATTTTGGAGAAAGCAACAGAAAGCGttccaaaagaagaaattaaggaTGAAAATCCTCACTTGAAGAGCTTATATGAAGGTCTTGTTATGACAGAAGTACAGATtcaaaaagtgtttaaaaacatgGCCTGCTCAGACTGAATCCTGTCGGAGCCAAGTTCGATCCCTATGAACACGAAGCATTGTTCCATGCTCCCATGGAAGGGAAGGAGCCTGGCACTATTGCATTAGTATCCAAGATTGGCTATAAGCTGCATGGGCGTACACTGCGGCCTGCCTTGGTGGGTGTTGTGAAAAACGCTTAGCCGCTTAATCTGAGAATTTAAAATGCCATACAACTATTAAACAGCTGGATGGTTTTTCTCTTACACCATGCTTTCCTCATTCCTCTGCCCCCTGAGAGGTTTAAAGGAATTGGTTGAGATCTCCCAGTGAAAATGAAGCAACCAATGAAATTTTCCTACTTAGTGGCCTTCAACATCACTGTTCCATAAGCTCTCTTCTTAAGTGTGAAATACAAGAGCCATTAAACCCTCTAATGCTTTAGATTAGATGATAACATTTTTTACAACTACTGCTACCAAGGTGCATTGAATTGAAAGGAATGAAATGCTCACAAGAATTTTNNNNNNNNNNNNNNNNNNNNNNNNNNNNNNNNNNNNNNNNNNNNNNNNNNNNNNNNNNNNNNNNNNNNNNNNNNNNNNNNNNNNNNNNNNNNNNNNNNNNNNNNNNNNNNNNNNNNNNNNNNNNNNNNNNNNNNNNNNNNNNNNNNNNNNNNNNNNNNNNNNNNNNNNNNNNNNNNNNNNNNNNNNNNNNNNNNNNNNNNagggaaaaaagaaagaaaaaaaaaggaaatgagctgCGAGAGAGGATGGTTGTTTTGTAAACTTTAAAACAGACTGAATGAACCTTTTAAAGGAAGCTCCTATTTGTTAGAGAGAGGTAAAGACATGCAAGAATGACTGAGCCAATTCCAAGAAAGCTTTCAAAAGACTTTTGTATGCAAAGAGGAATATTTTGGCCCTGTTAAGCTTTCATGAAGTAAGCAATactctttttcctttattgtacaaaaacattttctcagaGGGAAGGAACCCCTAAGAGAAAGTTGCCTCGTGTTGAATGTCCATGCAGAcaacacatgaagaaaaaacctTTGCATTCCCccctaaaatttttttttttgcattttaaaaaattaatttatgcatacgttgaagaaaagagaagggctGTCCTGCTACCACAGAACTGTGTGTAAAGTGAGGTGATATCCATATACACTGTCAGGAAGATGTACAAGGCAATTTGATGGAGTGGAAGTTCCCCAGGCACACACATTTCACAGAGCTGGCTGCTTTTGGTTTCCAGAAACTAATCACGGGGCGTAGCGCGACTGATAAGAAGAACTAGGGCTATTTCAGAAGGCAAACACTGACATTGTTCTGTCATTGTTAATGGGGCAGCAAATGAGCACGCCGGGCTCAGAAATACCAAAAGGCGGGGTGGGAGAGGGTAACCAGCCGTAGTCTCAAGCTGACGACACTAGCTCTCCAGACCACGGTCATGAGCGTGACAGAAACAGAGAGGGAGCCGCACCTGTAGGACTATGTCTAAGCCAAGTACCTTGATGAGACGTTAAAAGCACGGCAGAACACATATAAGGCTTTAGAATACGTTGTGCCAGTCTCGCTCTTAAATTAGCACATTTTAGCCTGTGCTTAACACAGGACTTTGAATCTCAAATTAAACCGGAATGGAACCATCACTTTGCAGCAGCCTGTTCAAGAGGGAATAACCACCAAAACTGGCTAGAAGCAAAGGTCCAGGATTCTCTTCAAGTTCTGTTATTAGGCAGATGGGCTTCATTATATACTGAACAGTTAAAGGGACAGTTAAAATTGAGATTGTACTGGACACTAGAATGTGTGCTGAGGTTAATTACACAGGTCTTTTTTGGTTTAAAGCTATCAAAATaaccacaaagaagaaaaagcagaagtctgCCTGCCTTGGAAAATCCTCATCAGGGTTTGTGCTTCTCAAGTGGTACAGCACTATCTCAAGTGATATACATGATGCATAGGTGTCAAACTCTTGTTGACTGAGTAGGACAACCAGCACGAGCTCTGAAAATACTCTGCTGGCTCATAGCCACTGTCAGCCATAGATAAAAATAGGTCATGATTTAGTGTAGTCTTCAACTGCCAGATGTTGGAAATCACCACGTTAGCATACAAAATATGAGCAGCTGTTAATATGGCAGCATTCTTTGCTGGTAGGAACCACATTTAATCAACAATTTATTAATAGTTTTGTAATGAAAGTATGATTTGGAGATTATTAAACTGTGGCTTGGTGGCAATCTCTTCATAGTGGGTTTCCTTTAACAATTCCCTGAATACTCTACATCTCCTCATTGTGCTTAAATAGAGAAATAACCAGTAATATATGGAAAGACCAAAATGTACTGCGCTCACTTACAGTGGTGGTGCATAACTTGATCAGGCACCTGGGCGGAAGGTCAGTAATCCTTTTACTGATTATGACCTTCTTGTGCAGGGGACAAAGTTACAGGGTTTGTGGAAATCCAGAATCTCGTTTGTGATCCTCAAAGGAATATGGCATGTGACAGTGTTTCACCATgcagcaaaggaaacaaatctgTAATAATGAGTTTCAGGACAAGGATTTTAAAGTGACTGAacttcaaaaggaagaaaagaaaatcctcttgCTTTGTTCAATTTATACAAAAATATCATGAGATGTACTATAACGAATAGTTTGTCTTGTACAGGTTATGTTTACAGTGCAGTGATTACAGCATATTTCGGACAGCATTATATTCACTGCGGAAGGGCATTCAGGGCAGGTTACAGAACAGCCCAGGAAAGAGGATCCACACCAAACAGTGAGCCACAGCCAAGCTACAGTAATTTGAGAGGTAGCTTTGTGAACCATAGTCACGATCGCATAGACACAGCCAGAGCAGAGGCCATGCTGTATGGCCTCAAAGATTTCATTACAGAATATTGAGTAGCAAGGCAGTCACACATCTAGATTATGCAAACTGTTTTTAAGGGGTCTGGGAAAGCTAGTCTGCGTCTACTGCACTGCCCACGTGCAAGCTGTGACAAACCTTTCTCATTTCTCCCTGCTTTGCTGGCAAGGTGATCTAACCTCCAGCTACGCTCTGAGAAAACTTTAGCAGAAGACGAAGGAACCCTGgtacataaatatattcacatttCAGATACTTGCTCTTAGTATTCAACAGTCCTTGGACAACTGCCATTAGCTTTGCTGTCAATGCTCTTCACCTCTGTTCAGACCTTGGAAGCCAGGTTTTACTtacattttcagttttgatttttcttcagagattttttttaaagttttagagCTGGCAAAAGTGGAACAAGTGTTAACACTCTCATCTCCTCCAAGCACCCCTCCTCCACCAGTTAGACAATAATTATACGTAATAATAATATACATAGCTTCATTTAAAGCTAGTATTCCATTGTGCGTAGGAGACTACCTTCTCTGGAAGACTTTTCCTAGTGTGTGAATGAATTAACACTAACAGTCCCTTTCCACAGGAATATAATCCTTTCTGGCATACCACTCTGGTTATGATGTGGCCAGCACTGATGATAGTTTCGGACATCAGACTCCATCCTATGTGCAGTACTGTCTATTTGGTCAAATGATTGCCACCACGTGCATTTTTTCTCTACCTTCTGCTATTTATACATGG
This window encodes:
- the GRPEL1 gene encoding LOW QUALITY PROTEIN: grpE protein homolog 1, mitochondrial (The sequence of the model RefSeq protein was modified relative to this genomic sequence to represent the inferred CDS: inserted 1 base in 1 codon), translated to MAAVAQCVRGALRPRYPLLSFSLRTSPRLLCVATQQKNTGQNLEEDQNQSHNEQKVEPSSAEKMLAEEKAKLEEQLKEVTDKYKRALADAENVRQRSQKLVEEAKLYGIQSFCKDLLEVADILEKATESVPKEEIKDENPHLKSLYEGLVMTEVQIQKVFXKHGLLRLNPVGAKFDPYEHEALFHAPMEGKEPGTIALVSKIGYKLHGRTLRPALVGVVKNA